The Prevotella sp. E2-28 genome includes the window GTAAGCACGGAAATCATCCTCCCACGTCATGCGATAATCCAAGCGCTTCAGGCCGTCCTGAGAGTTAGGGGTATAGCAGCAGACAAGGAAGAATTCTGGCATCTCAAGTGTGATAACACGTCCTTCGTGGTCGTGCTGGTCAATACCGATACCATAAGTCACGCTGAGGGGCTTGTGTTTTGTAAAAATAGCTGTGCCACTATAGCCTTTCTTCTCGGCTGAGTTCCAATAAGACTCATAGCCAGGAAACTGGAGGTCGAGCTGCCCAGGCTGCATTTTCGTCTCCTGCAGACAGAAGAAGTCTGCATCAAGTGCACGGAAGCTATCGCTGAAGCCCTTACCTTCGCAAGCGCGAAGTCCATTAACATTCCAAGAAATAAATTTCATATACTTTAGAACCAAATACCGAAACTAAGTTGATGCATCTTATAACCTGCGCCGTCCTTGAAGAACTCCATAGGACAGTATTTGCAGTAGATAGAGAGGTCGGCTGGCGTGCTGAACATCAGTAGCGCATCGATGGTGACAGGACGTTGACGCAGGGAACTGGTCTCAACCTCGTATTCCTCGTCCTGGAATTCAAACATACGCGTAGCATGAGCACCAGTATTGAAATTAACAATGCCACCCAAGGTTACACCCCAGTCCTGCTCTTTGTCAAAGTAATGGGTATAGGTTACAGGCACCTGCAGGCTGAACACGTTGAGCCAGTTCTTACAATTGGTCTGACCAGCCATAAAAGGTGTGAGCTGAGCATTACCTGTAGCATCCTTATACCAATATTTATCATTACCCATACGATAGTTGCGCCAGTCGATACCGAAGCCCACGCTCCACACGTTCTTTTTACCAAAGGGCTCCCAATTGCCCTTAAAACCTAAACCCACCTCGAA containing:
- a CDS encoding exodeoxyribonuclease III; translation: MKFISWNVNGLRACEGKGFSDSFRALDADFFCLQETKMQPGQLDLQFPGYESYWNSAEKKGYSGTAIFTKHKPLSVTYGIGIDQHDHEGRVITLEMPEFFLVCCYTPNSQDGLKRLDYRMTWEDDFRAYLMRLDAVKPVILCGDLNVAHEEIDLKNPKTNRMNAGFTDQERQKFTDLLASGFTDTFRWKYPEQVTYSWWSYRFQARQKNAGWRIDYFVASKRLQPQIVDAKIHTDILGSDHCPVELELL